From Candidatus Methylomirabilota bacterium, the proteins below share one genomic window:
- a CDS encoding Ig-like domain-containing protein, which yields VGVLSGTRPQDALIDVRRDENTGYQSDRPAVALVSSVGVVTAVGPGTATITVTHRQLTATAAARVVSSAAGAPILRLSAPPDGAVLTSSPVTVAGTVSDPQAKVKVMGTQAPTDAVTGAFSVQVALSPGQNLIKVQADLAAGSALAELSVTLAAPGSGAAVGPDGSPLPVVPALPTTAPDRTPPQIAVQWPRPGALLLSTRVEVLGTVDEPQSVVRINGARAAVQDGAFSAQIVLPRGAGQIVAEAVDPVGNRSSKTVNVSVDSELPAVNIAEPAPSDLQGWCTLPEGAAVVSSSPLLVRGSLSHPGMRVWIQGAQAAVNGTGFSGTASLARGLNRLAVVAELPGDPPRRAIDVRRVVLDLDPPVIEVAYPPPGLVARTTPIRVIGRVRDPGVPPGASASPGLRINGTPVDASGGSFDVSVSLVAGLNSLMLEAADGADRRTSQTINVTLDATTAGASLEAADGGGQTVAPGGVLPRALVARVRDAAAAPVAGVPVIFRVDAGDGTLTGGAREIQVTSDGAGEARATFTAGRTAGKGLNVVTARSPGRRGSPAAFSVTVSPGALSVLAAHSPRWDAWMAGQTLPRPLLARALDAAGNPLAGVPV from the coding sequence CGTGGGAGTGCTCTCGGGCACCAGGCCTCAGGACGCCCTGATCGACGTGCGCCGGGACGAGAACACCGGTTACCAGAGCGACCGTCCCGCGGTCGCGCTCGTCTCCAGCGTGGGGGTGGTGACGGCGGTGGGCCCGGGAACGGCAACCATTACCGTCACTCACCGCCAGTTGACCGCGACGGCGGCGGCGCGGGTGGTATCTTCGGCCGCGGGCGCGCCGATCCTTCGCCTCTCCGCGCCACCCGATGGCGCCGTGCTCACCTCGTCCCCGGTCACCGTCGCCGGGACCGTGAGCGATCCGCAGGCGAAGGTCAAGGTGATGGGGACTCAGGCGCCAACCGATGCCGTGACGGGCGCCTTCAGCGTTCAGGTGGCGCTCTCGCCGGGCCAGAACCTGATCAAGGTCCAGGCCGATCTTGCCGCCGGATCCGCCCTCGCCGAGCTTTCGGTGACCCTCGCGGCGCCCGGCTCGGGGGCAGCGGTCGGCCCCGATGGATCGCCCCTGCCGGTCGTGCCCGCTCTCCCTACCACCGCGCCCGACCGCACTCCGCCCCAGATCGCCGTCCAGTGGCCGCGCCCGGGAGCGCTCCTCCTTTCGACCCGGGTGGAGGTCCTGGGAACCGTGGACGAGCCGCAGTCGGTGGTGCGCATCAACGGAGCCCGGGCGGCCGTTCAGGACGGGGCCTTCTCGGCGCAGATCGTTCTTCCCCGGGGGGCGGGACAGATCGTGGCGGAGGCGGTCGACCCGGTGGGAAACCGCTCGTCGAAGACGGTGAACGTGAGCGTCGATTCGGAGCTGCCCGCGGTGAACATCGCGGAGCCGGCGCCCTCGGACCTCCAGGGCTGGTGCACTCTGCCCGAGGGGGCGGCAGTGGTGTCGAGTTCGCCGCTCTTGGTCCGTGGGTCGCTGAGCCACCCGGGGATGCGGGTCTGGATCCAGGGAGCGCAGGCGGCGGTGAACGGGACCGGTTTCAGCGGGACGGCGAGCCTGGCCCGTGGTCTCAATCGCCTGGCGGTGGTCGCCGAGTTGCCCGGCGACCCTCCCCGGCGGGCAATCGACGTGCGGCGGGTCGTCCTCGACCTGGATCCGCCGGTCATCGAGGTCGCTTACCCGCCGCCCGGCCTGGTAGCCCGCACCACTCCCATCCGGGTGATCGGACGCGTGCGCGATCCCGGCGTTCCGCCCGGGGCGTCTGCGTCGCCGGGGCTCAGGATCAACGGGACTCCGGTCGATGCCTCCGGCGGATCGTTCGATGTGTCGGTCTCCCTCGTCGCCGGGCTCAACTCCCTGATGCTGGAGGCTGCCGACGGAGCGGACCGCAGGACCTCACAGACGATCAACGTGACCCTCGACGCCACCACCGCGGGCGCCTCCCTGGAGGCCGCCGACGGGGGAGGCCAGACCGTAGCGCCGGGAGGAGTCCTTCCTCGCGCGCTGGTGGCGCGCGTGCGCGACGCGGCGGCGGCGCCTGTCGCCGGCGTGCCGGTGATCTTCCGCGTCGACGCGGGCGACGGCACCCTGACCGGTGGAGCGAGGGAGATCCAGGTGACGAGCGACGGAGCGGGGGAGGCGCGCGCAACCTTCACCGCCGGCCGCACCGCGGGGAAGGGTCTCAACGTGGTGACCGCCCGCTCTCCCGGCCGGCGCGGCTCGCCGGCG